In Pyrus communis chromosome 15, drPyrComm1.1, whole genome shotgun sequence, the genomic stretch caaagaggtAGAGAGAGAACTCCAGCAGCCTTGTCATCCTCCCTTTCAGGCCGAAGAGCGACAAGATCGGTATCACCTTTGAGGGTCTCCGAGTACCAATgggtagaagaagaaaaacaaaaccaacagCAGCTACAGAAgcaacaacaaaacaacaagCAGTTATCTCCCAAAGCTACGTTTACATCCTGCACAGATTCTAAGGCTTCAAGAAAATGGAAACTAAAGGATTTTTTGTTGTTTCGAAGCGCCTCGGAGGGAAGAGCCACAGATAAAGATCCATTCGCGAAGTACTTAACTTTGTTTAGGAAAAATGAAGACGTGAAGAACTCCAGCTTCAGGTCAATAGACAGCCCGGCCTCAGTTTCAAACTCGAGGAGAAGAGGGCATCCAGTTTCAGCTCACGAGTTGCATTACACTGCGAACAAAGCAGTGTCTAATGATATGAAGAAGAAGACCTTCTTGCCTTACAAGCAGGGCATTTTGGGCAGATTGGCCTTCAATCCCGCAGTCAGTGCCCTTGCCAATGGCTTTGGGTCTCTTTCAAGAAAATGAATATCGATCCCCAATTGATGATTTGATATGTTCTTGAGCaacttttttcttctcctttttgttGTAAAGTTGGTTATTTGTTGCTAATTAGCAGTGTAGAATTCATACATGAGAGGAGAATGGTTGACGGTGGTGTGCAGTGAAAAATCACAAACATAGAGAAACAACTGCCCCATTACCGCGCATATACACCATTCTTAATTTCTTTGTTCGATCTCAAAGTTTGTAATTGgaaaaatacatacatataatgGAAAAAGCATAGATTAACAATTCATGCATGAGACCTTTTGCCGTCATCTAAACTGGTATTATTAATTTGCACCATAACTAATGTTTCTGACCCCGATCAGCCTTAATCCATATTTGAAGATTATCAAGTTCGAATCATACGAACTTGGATTATTGGATTAGAGGTCTTGTTAATTATATCGGATCTTATCCGAACCTGAATCAAAATCCGATCTATTGTCATATCTAACCACAGAAGTTGGATTAACTGCTCTAAACCATGTTAACTTCAAATCTAGCTTAGTGAAATCGAatgtgaacattttaacctttAAGAAAGTATGATTTCAGAAAACCcaagggaagcaacaagctaaGAGTTCATAAGCAGGCCGCACCTGACGCGAGTGAGTATTTACAATTCCATTTTACAGAAGAacaaacatttttcttttgccCACTTGAATAACTCCCTGCAATAATTCCAAGACCCTACACCTaaccatttgacaaaaaaagggaaaaatatcATAATAGATGCCGTGGAAAAACATTGTATCAGACTTACAAATCCAGTTTTTGTCGGATAAACTTCATAATTGATTGTCCTAATTCAACAATCTAGAAGTCAATACGTCATGGTATATAGGATAACGGTCATGTTCTTGTATTCTTTAATGGATCCAGAAATCGTTTTGAGAGCATTTTAATAGTATTCCTAAATATCTGTACTGAGAACATTTTAATCGTTAAATCttggtttttatatttttaatttgagaTTTAACAAGTTCAACATCGGGAGTATCTATATATAAGGCCTTGAAACTTTAAAATCCCCAAAAACTTGTAGCAAACTTGTAAGTTATAACCAATGACAAAACCCATTAAAATAGCCCAACTTTTGGTGCATGATTTGCAAACTCGTTCACATGGAATTTGTCCTTAATTGGTAAAATGTCCttaattgttaaaaaataaagttaacaAATATTTATAGGTATTTAAAGGTTTCTTAAGGCCTTCACGATAATATTCTATGATCTTTTAAATGCTTGAAATGAATGTTTAGAAAACATGGACGCAACTGGTAGCAAAGACTTGTATTTTATTCCAGCTAGATAGAGACCAACGAACTAC encodes the following:
- the LOC137718498 gene encoding uncharacterized protein, producing MEVIIPSRAPMDFDFNSARSSQSVTEPSTPRRFGDFYMSAPTSPTRMSEFYRDFEEFSNMSNWEDDEAASQAATPKSPKREDDFGFDDFAFDVGEEVQRTSLSAEELFDGGVIRPFNKPPPTPSFFRQVLSPRRKKGKEYPTTQMDNTTRRSERISEQQQQRGRERTPAALSSSLSGRRATRSVSPLRVSEYQWVEEEKQNQQQLQKQQQNNKQLSPKATFTSCTDSKASRKWKLKDFLLFRSASEGRATDKDPFAKYLTLFRKNEDVKNSSFRSIDSPASVSNSRRRGHPVSAHELHYTANKAVSNDMKKKTFLPYKQGILGRLAFNPAVSALANGFGSLSRK